DNA from Fusarium falciforme chromosome 7, complete sequence:
ATCTCTGCAGACATGTCTGGCTTGTTGCCATGGGTATCAACCGAAAGATAAATAGCATTGAGGTTGCCGCCACTCTTGAGTTCAGTATTCCAACCTCAACCAGACTCTTCTCAGCATCAATTGATACATCCACTCGAAATCTCGGCCAATTTTTTCCAAGCCTTCACAATGCGTTTCGAATCCATCCTTCTTCCCCTCGCCACTGCCGCCGTCGGCGTGGACGCACTCGGAATCAATTGCCGTGGCTCCGCCAACTGTATGCTGTACGGTGCCAACGTGTCCAAGGACATGGTCAAGTAAACCCTCTAGAACCACACTTTGACTTCCTTTTAGCTAACAACCATCAGCCTCCTCAATGGTGTTGACCCAAACCACTGGTACAACAATGGGCAGCAGATCGCTTGTGTCACCAGGCAGAACGATACCGGTGCCATCTGCGCCTTCTTCAGAACACGGGTGGCTGGCAGGGacagaaggccaaggagctcgcTTACTACATTACCGAACATGGATGCCTTGCCTGCGGTAGTGTTCCCACTGGCTTTCCTGGTAGCAACGACGTCGCCCAGGGCGAGTTGACCTTCAACTACGTCTCCAACCCATGCACTGGATTCACTGAGGGTTCCAGACGATTCTGATTGCGCTTTGCGCATCGGGGGTCTTGGGTGATGCTGATTTCTAAGTGAGGCGAGTCCAGGAAACCATCAGATGAGCAGCATACTTGCCTGGACAATTGTACATAAACCGTCTCTTTTATTTTGAAGCATTTTTTTCGCGAGGGAGAGACAGAGAATGTACATATCGCAAAACGCAATCTTACTTTATCAACCAATTGTCAAACGTGTAAAGATCACCTCTGGACATGAACGGCGGTGATATGTGCACATGCGTGCATCAGAGCTCTGGGTTCAAGTGTGCGAATAGAAGCCCTCTGGGAACAAGGCGGGCACGTGGGAATGCAGCCTTGCTGACATTTGAGCAGTACAGGTGAGGGTAGAATCACTTAGTCCCTGTGAGCAGGAATTGTATAGATGAGAGACAATAAATCTCACTCTACTGCGTTTCTTCAATGCTAAGTGACAACAACTACTAGGTATCCAAAGCAGCCAACCTACTGCGTAACCAAAGCCCATTCAAAGTGATCAGTATCGAAGAAGCCGACATGAACGCCGCCGCAAGAGGTCTGGCCAGATTAGTCAGTGTCATCAAGACATTTGGAGGAAGAAACCACTCACGGTGTCAAAACAACGCCAAAAGGACTGATGAATCCGGCAGCCATGCTAAGGGCGACGCAGTTGTAGCCCAAAACCCAAGCAAGATTGTATCTGATCTGCTGAACTGTGTGCTTGGCAATTTTCAGAAGTAGGGGGATCGAATCCAGGCGTGAGTTGAGAATCACGACGGATGCACCCACTATAGGAGTTGCGGCCTCGTGGTAAAGGGCAATGCCGACGTGAGCGGCGAATAAACTTGGAGCGTCGTTTAacccatctccaaccttgATAGAAGAttagggaaaaaaaaagtcgaCAGAGGGATCACCGTGATGGACACTTACCATGGTAAGAATACTTCCATCGTCTTGGAGACGCTTGATCATGTTCAGTTTGTCCTGGGGTTTGGCTTCAGACGCCAGGACGGAAATCTCAAGTTCAAGGGAAACTCGCTGAGCCGAGTGAGACACATCTCCGGTAAGCTATTCAACCATCAGCAATCATGATAAGACGTGGGCACTACGAGCTGGCAATAAAGTGACCATATCCGCAACTATGTCTTGTATCTCATACTGTTGGTATTTGTAGTTACAGGCCTCGTTCAAGCCGAAAGAGGAAACTTTATCACCTGGTACCAAATTTCCATGGGAGCCATAGAGAGTATCGACAAGGGGCTTGAGTTTCCGAGCTTCCACGAAGAGTATTTAACTGATAACCGAGACTAGGCTTATCCCGTCATTGGCTCCTGAACTGCTGTCTATCGAGGGTAAGCGACCTGGATGTATCACAAAATCGCGGGATTAGACCATCATCACTTAGCGAAGCAACAAGAATTGTGAGAAGCTAGATATGCACAAACCTAAAGAGTGGACTGAGCATCCGATACAGGATGACGACAAAGGGTCGGAACATCGCCAACCCCTCGTTGGCTTTGCTTAGCTCTGTAGTAATGGAACACAACTTCTTTTGTCCAGAGCGCAACTCCTCTTTGAGCTTGGCTCTGTGTCCTCGAATTAATAAATCTCAGATCATTATTATGGAGATCTTATGGTATAGGCTCCTGAATGCAGTTCATACTGCATTTTTTACAACTCTACACTACCAGCacagtattataaaaaattcctTGCTTTCACTCTTTAACCCTGACTGTAACTCGCTCGTATTGCGGCTACGTCATGGCCTCAATTCTCTCCAATGTCCCCTCCAAAATGCCAGTAATCGTCTCTTCTGTGAAGATCCCGTCCTCATATGATGCATTCACAACTGTATCGCCCCCCTCCACACCCGTAACATGAACAGC
Protein-coding regions in this window:
- a CDS encoding Kp4 domain-containing protein encodes the protein MRFESILLPLATAAVGVDALGINCRGSANCMLYGANVSKDMVNLLNGVDPNHWYNNGQQIACNTGGWQGQKAKELAYYITEHGCLACGSVPTGFPGSNDVAQGELTFNYVSNPCTGFTEGSRRF